The Thalassotalea nanhaiensis genome has a window encoding:
- the ggt gene encoding gamma-glutamyltransferase: MREDGRGDRVVSAPWATRSAVLATNGMAATSHPLASQIAIDILKKGGSAVDAAIAANAAIGLMEPTGNGIGGDLFAIVWDPKTEKLYGLNGSGRSAKGQTLADLKAKIGDVTEIPNWGTAPVTVPGTVDAWYELHDKFGTISMTDNLAPAIKYANDGFPVTEVVSYYMGIYQERYEKLFEAGEIEEIANYQATYLIDGEYIKEGQIFKNPDLANTLSMIAKGGRDAFYEGKIADTIDAYFKRIDGPLRKEDFASHTSTWIEPVSVNYRGVDVWELPPNGQGIAALQMLNILEGYDLKAMGHNSADYLHVMTEAKKLAFEDRARFYADPDYYNVPLDGLLSKEYGKSRRALINMDKAAQEVDHGDPKLLKGDTIYMTVADKDGMMVSLIQSNYRGMGTGLVADGLGFIFQNRGAQYSLSEDHPNVYAPNKRPFHTIIPAFMTKDGKPLMSFGLMGGAMQPQGHVQMVANIIDFGMGVQQAGDAARYHHNGSTEPTWQERMKDGGVLELESGIKADVVRELQKRGHKVNITSGPFGGYQAIWLDPKTGVYHGASEMRKDGMAIGY, encoded by the coding sequence ATGAGAGAAGATGGTAGAGGCGACAGAGTTGTTAGTGCACCTTGGGCCACTCGTTCGGCCGTACTGGCGACAAATGGCATGGCAGCAACATCTCACCCTTTAGCGAGTCAAATCGCCATTGATATTCTTAAAAAAGGCGGTAGTGCTGTAGATGCTGCCATTGCAGCCAATGCCGCAATAGGTCTAATGGAGCCAACAGGTAATGGCATTGGTGGCGATCTGTTTGCCATTGTTTGGGATCCTAAAACTGAAAAGCTGTATGGTTTAAATGGTTCTGGACGATCGGCTAAGGGACAAACTCTGGCGGATTTAAAAGCTAAAATTGGTGATGTCACTGAAATCCCTAACTGGGGTACTGCACCTGTAACTGTTCCAGGTACGGTTGATGCGTGGTATGAGCTACACGACAAATTTGGCACAATTTCAATGACCGATAACCTCGCGCCAGCAATAAAATACGCAAACGACGGTTTTCCAGTTACTGAAGTGGTTTCTTATTATATGGGCATCTATCAAGAGCGCTATGAGAAGTTATTCGAAGCTGGTGAAATAGAAGAAATCGCTAATTATCAAGCAACTTACCTTATCGATGGCGAATACATTAAAGAAGGGCAAATATTTAAAAACCCTGACTTAGCCAATACGTTATCGATGATCGCCAAAGGCGGCCGTGATGCATTCTATGAAGGCAAAATCGCCGATACTATCGATGCGTACTTTAAACGCATTGATGGCCCACTTCGTAAAGAAGACTTTGCCTCACACACAAGTACTTGGATTGAGCCGGTATCGGTAAATTATCGTGGTGTTGATGTTTGGGAATTGCCACCGAATGGGCAAGGCATAGCAGCATTGCAAATGTTAAATATTCTTGAAGGCTATGATTTAAAAGCGATGGGCCATAACAGTGCTGATTACTTGCACGTTATGACTGAAGCGAAAAAGCTGGCGTTTGAAGATAGAGCTCGATTTTATGCCGACCCTGATTATTACAATGTGCCCTTAGATGGCTTGTTATCAAAAGAATATGGTAAAAGCCGACGTGCATTAATAAACATGGATAAAGCCGCTCAAGAAGTTGATCATGGCGATCCTAAACTCCTTAAAGGCGATACCATATACATGACAGTTGCCGATAAAGACGGGATGATGGTGTCACTTATCCAAAGTAACTATCGAGGCATGGGCACAGGTCTTGTTGCCGATGGTCTTGGGTTTATTTTTCAAAACCGCGGTGCTCAATATTCTTTATCTGAAGATCATCCAAATGTTTATGCACCAAACAAGCGTCCATTTCATACCATTATTCCAGCGTTTATGACCAAAGATGGTAAACCATTAATGAGCTTTGGCTTAATGGGTGGCGCTATGCAGCCGCAAGGTCATGTACAAATGGTGGCGAATATCATCGACTTTGGTATGGGCGTTCAACAAGCAGGTGACGCGGCACGTTATCACCATAACGGCTCTACAGAGCCTACTTGGCAAGAGCGAATGAAAGATGGTGGCGTGCTAGAATTAGAAAGTGGTATTAAAGCTGATGTAGTACGAGAGTTGCAAAAGCGAGGCCATAAAGTGAACATTACCAGTGGTCCTTTTGGTGGCTATCAAGCAATATGGTTAGACCCAAAAACCGGTGTTTATCACGGTGCGAGTGAAATGCGTAAAGATGGTATGGCGATAGGCTATTAA
- a CDS encoding ABCB family ABC transporter ATP-binding protein/permease gives MRHGHHASTEADSFNWKIIQHVIPYLFEYKRRIFSALMFMIFAKLASVGLPFILKYIVDDLDASTSEASALVIAPIALVIAYGVVRFSNVLFGEIRDTLFGRVTERAIRRIGLKVFQHLHSLDLEFHLNRRTGGLSRDIERGTTGINFLMRFMVFNIIPTLLEIGLVVFILFFNYGINFAAITLASIIIYVGYSIKTTEWRTGFVRQANKADSASNSQAIDSLINYETTKYFTSEDYEAKRYDDELADWEIAKRKNRLSLFVLNGGQAFVIAASMTAMMALAATQVANGEMTLGDFVLINAFMMQIFLPLNFLGFVYREMKGSLANIELMFNLLAIKPKVVEKNNATELKITQGRVDFNSVSFNYHSNRPILKDVNFTINPGEKVAIVGASGGGKSTLVKLLFRFYDLSSGSIQIDGQDISSLTFKSLRSAIGIVPQDTVLFNDNIIENVRYGKQGASDDEVLNAIKLAHLDGFIKSLPDGVNTMVGERGLKLSGGEKQRVAIARTILKKPPILVFDEATSSLDSKSEQAIMSALKELSEGVTSMVIAHRLSTISDADKIIVIEQGEVVEYGDHNQLLAQNGAYAKLWTIQQQNEDE, from the coding sequence ATGCGCCACGGCCATCATGCATCGACTGAAGCGGACAGCTTCAACTGGAAAATAATCCAACACGTTATACCCTATTTATTTGAATATAAAAGGCGAATCTTTAGTGCATTGATGTTTATGATTTTCGCCAAACTTGCCAGTGTTGGCCTGCCCTTTATTTTAAAATACATTGTTGATGATCTAGATGCATCGACAAGTGAAGCCAGCGCCTTGGTTATTGCGCCTATTGCACTCGTGATCGCCTATGGAGTCGTCCGCTTTTCAAATGTGCTATTTGGAGAGATAAGAGATACGCTATTTGGCCGTGTTACCGAGCGTGCTATTCGCCGCATAGGCTTAAAGGTTTTTCAGCATCTGCACAGTTTAGATTTAGAGTTCCATTTAAATCGTCGCACCGGCGGTTTATCCCGTGACATAGAACGTGGTACCACTGGTATCAACTTTTTGATGCGGTTCATGGTATTTAATATTATTCCTACCTTATTAGAAATTGGCCTGGTCGTTTTCATTTTATTTTTCAATTACGGGATCAACTTTGCAGCAATTACACTAGCTTCAATCATTATTTATGTTGGTTATTCGATAAAAACAACCGAATGGCGTACCGGCTTTGTCCGTCAGGCAAACAAAGCAGATTCTGCCAGTAATTCTCAGGCCATAGACAGTTTAATTAATTACGAAACAACGAAATATTTCACCAGTGAAGACTATGAAGCAAAACGCTATGACGACGAACTTGCTGATTGGGAAATTGCCAAGCGTAAAAATCGTCTTTCGCTTTTTGTATTAAACGGTGGCCAAGCATTTGTTATTGCTGCCTCAATGACGGCTATGATGGCATTAGCGGCAACTCAAGTTGCTAACGGAGAAATGACATTAGGTGACTTTGTTCTAATAAACGCCTTTATGATGCAAATATTTCTACCGCTCAATTTTCTAGGTTTTGTGTATCGTGAAATGAAAGGTTCGCTTGCCAATATCGAACTAATGTTTAACCTACTTGCCATTAAACCGAAAGTAGTTGAAAAAAATAACGCCACAGAACTAAAAATTACCCAGGGCCGTGTTGATTTTAATTCGGTATCGTTTAACTATCATAGTAATAGACCAATTCTAAAAGATGTAAACTTCACCATAAACCCTGGTGAAAAAGTTGCCATAGTTGGTGCCAGTGGCGGCGGTAAGTCAACATTGGTGAAATTGTTGTTTCGTTTTTATGACTTATCAAGCGGCTCAATACAAATCGATGGCCAAGATATTAGCTCCCTTACATTTAAATCACTGCGCAGCGCTATAGGCATAGTGCCGCAAGATACGGTATTGTTTAACGATAACATTATCGAAAATGTACGTTACGGTAAGCAAGGCGCCAGTGATGACGAAGTACTTAATGCGATTAAACTCGCTCACTTAGATGGTTTTATTAAATCGCTACCTGATGGTGTTAACACTATGGTAGGTGAACGCGGCTTAAAACTATCTGGCGGAGAAAAACAACGGGTGGCTATTGCCCGAACGATCCTCAAAAAACCACCAATTTTAGTATTTGATGAAGCAACATCATCACTGGACAGTAAATCCGAACAAGCAATTATGAGCGCCCTTAAAGAACTATCCGAAGGTGTTACCAGTATGGTAATCGCCCATCGTTTATCGACAATTAGTGACGCCGATAAAATAATAGTGATTGAGCAAGGCGAAGTAGTGGAATATGGCGATCATAATCAACTGCTTGCACAAAACGGCGCTTACGCTAAGCTATGGACAATTCAACAGCAAAATGAAGATGAATAA
- a CDS encoding anhydro-N-acetylmuramic acid kinase codes for MNNADNGQYYIGIMSGTSADGIDLALVQFKENSHHLVASHFQAYNKSTQNLITSLYTPSDNEIDRMGELDKLLAHEFASAISAFLIEENLSRESIIAIGNHGQTIRHRPTSTSPFTLQIGCNQTLACLTGIRVIGKFRDKDIALGGQGAPLVPAFHKAIFSTDKHNVCAVNIGGISNITFLPKDNKQNICGFDTGPGNALLDDWYRKHHQDCPHGIDMNGKWGLTGKVNTQLLTNMLDDPYFAMPTPKSTGREYFHLDWLKTINHLDDVSPEDIQATLLALTCETIANDLDKLCLNSEVVLCGGGANNPALVKQLKQLLPQHNITTAEHKGVENDSLEALVFAWLAFAFDNKLPGNLPEVTGASRATTLGCEYLP; via the coding sequence GTGAATAACGCTGATAATGGCCAATATTACATTGGCATTATGTCAGGAACCAGTGCCGATGGAATTGATTTGGCACTGGTACAATTTAAAGAAAATAGTCATCACTTAGTCGCATCACATTTTCAAGCGTATAACAAATCCACACAAAATTTAATCACCTCTTTGTACACGCCTAGTGACAATGAGATTGATCGCATGGGCGAACTGGATAAACTCTTAGCCCATGAATTTGCCTCAGCAATCAGTGCGTTTTTGATTGAAGAAAACTTATCCCGCGAAAGCATTATAGCTATTGGTAACCATGGCCAAACTATTCGGCACCGACCAACTTCAACCTCACCATTCACTCTACAAATAGGTTGTAATCAAACGTTAGCCTGTTTAACCGGCATTAGAGTTATTGGTAAATTTAGAGATAAAGATATTGCACTTGGCGGTCAAGGCGCGCCATTGGTTCCTGCTTTTCATAAAGCTATCTTTTCAACTGATAAACATAATGTTTGCGCGGTAAACATTGGTGGTATCAGTAACATTACTTTCTTACCAAAAGATAACAAACAAAACATTTGTGGTTTTGATACTGGCCCGGGAAATGCGCTACTTGACGATTGGTATCGTAAGCATCATCAAGATTGCCCACATGGCATTGATATGAATGGTAAATGGGGTTTAACTGGCAAGGTAAACACGCAGTTATTAACGAATATGTTAGATGACCCTTACTTTGCCATGCCTACACCAAAAAGTACTGGTAGAGAATACTTTCATTTAGATTGGCTGAAAACCATCAACCATCTTGATGATGTTAGCCCTGAAGACATTCAGGCAACATTGCTCGCTCTTACGTGTGAAACCATAGCTAATGATTTAGATAAGCTATGTTTGAACTCAGAGGTAGTATTATGTGGAGGTGGGGCTAACAATCCAGCGTTAGTTAAGCAATTAAAGCAATTACTCCCTCAGCATAATATCACTACAGCTGAACATAAAGGCGTTGAAAACGATAGCTTAGAAGCACTCGTTTTCGCTTGGCTTGCTTTCGCCTTTGACAATAAACTTCCGGGTAACTTACCTGAAGTAACCGGCGCTTCGCGTGCAACAACATTAGGTTGTGAGTACTTGCCTTAA
- a CDS encoding peptidoglycan DD-metalloendopeptidase family protein, translating to MIKLKNIFLELPKKHQLLISCCSLFLLVLLVFPSEKASASRNSENPAIKVGKTYSLEIPEETQVALEKAEQNKPAPISWQTATVKSGDSLGKIFKRFGFSAATTHAVDKTEGGKSLRKLKVGDKIQIASNDDGELLKVKYKMSITETLLVTRTDNGFESSVDEKQIETRIGYAQATITSNFWNSALNAGMSNNQIMNLANIFGWDVDFALDIREGDSFSVMYEDQYIDGDFVGHGNILAAEFINQDESFKAVRFKDGEYYAENGDSMRKSFLRAPVSFQYISSSFKPKRYHPILKRVKAHNGVDYRAPTGTPVKAAGNGRVIAATYNKYNGNYVFIQHANNIVTKYLHFSKRAVKKGARVKQGQVIGYVGSTGLSQAPHLHYEFLLNGVHRNPRTVKLPDAEPINKKYKAEFASIAKQALLDLENSKQTLIAATDNAQQGVSE from the coding sequence TTGATTAAATTAAAAAATATATTCTTAGAACTACCAAAAAAACATCAACTGTTGATCAGTTGTTGTAGCTTATTTTTATTAGTTTTATTGGTTTTTCCTTCAGAAAAAGCCTCGGCTAGCCGAAACAGTGAAAATCCAGCAATAAAAGTTGGTAAAACATATTCGTTAGAAATTCCAGAAGAAACCCAGGTTGCTCTTGAAAAAGCGGAGCAAAATAAACCTGCCCCTATTTCTTGGCAAACGGCTACGGTAAAAAGTGGTGACTCTTTAGGTAAAATTTTTAAACGCTTTGGCTTTAGTGCAGCAACAACTCACGCGGTAGATAAGACTGAAGGTGGTAAGTCATTACGCAAACTTAAAGTTGGGGATAAAATACAAATCGCCAGCAATGACGATGGCGAATTGCTAAAAGTTAAATACAAAATGTCGATTACTGAAACCTTATTAGTGACTCGAACTGATAACGGTTTTGAAAGCAGTGTTGATGAAAAGCAAATTGAAACTCGTATAGGCTATGCACAGGCAACCATAACCAGTAACTTTTGGAATTCAGCATTGAACGCTGGCATGAGTAACAATCAAATAATGAATCTGGCAAATATCTTTGGTTGGGATGTCGATTTTGCTTTAGACATTCGCGAAGGCGATAGCTTTAGTGTGATGTATGAAGATCAATATATTGATGGTGATTTTGTTGGTCATGGCAATATCTTAGCTGCTGAGTTTATCAACCAAGATGAATCGTTTAAAGCGGTGCGTTTTAAAGATGGTGAATATTACGCTGAAAATGGTGACAGTATGCGTAAATCGTTTTTGCGTGCACCAGTAAGCTTTCAATACATCAGTTCAAGCTTTAAACCTAAGCGCTATCATCCAATCCTTAAACGCGTAAAGGCTCATAACGGGGTTGATTATCGCGCTCCAACAGGCACACCAGTTAAAGCTGCGGGTAATGGTCGAGTTATCGCCGCTACATATAATAAATACAATGGTAATTACGTATTTATTCAACACGCCAATAATATTGTTACTAAATACCTACACTTTTCAAAACGTGCAGTTAAAAAAGGCGCGAGAGTAAAACAAGGGCAAGTAATTGGCTATGTAGGTTCTACCGGCTTATCGCAAGCGCCTCATTTACACTATGAATTTTTATTGAACGGTGTTCATCGTAACCCTCGTACAGTTAAGTTACCTGATGCCGAGCCGATTAATAAAAAGTATAAAGCTGAGTTTGCTTCTATAGCGAAACAAGCGCTCCTAGATTTAGAAAACTCTAAACAAACATTAATTGCAGCCACTGATAACGCGCAGCAAGGTGTTAGTGAATAA
- the tyrS gene encoding tyrosine--tRNA ligase yields MTDIQQAFAEIKRGAEEILLEDELLAKLKTGKPLKIKAGFDPTAPDLHLGHTVLINKMRQFQQLGHEVIFLIGDFTGMIGDPTGKNVTRKPLTEADVLANAETYKEQVFKILDPAKTRVEFNSTWMEKLGSAGMLKLASRQTVARMMERDDFKKRFKEGQSIAIHEFMYPLVQGWDSVALESDVELGGTDQKFNLLMGRELQKGENQRPQTVLMMPLLEGLDGVQKMSKSLGNYIGITDSPTEMFGKIMSISDVLMWRYYDLLSFKPLSEIEGYKDSIAQGSNPRDVKIELAKELIARFHDDDAAQAAHQEFINRFQKGAMPDEIDEKTLATTDGVIGIANLLKDAGLAASTSEAMRMIKQGAVKIDGDKISDNKLQCLAGTTAVYQIGKRKFAKVTLS; encoded by the coding sequence ATGACCGATATTCAGCAAGCGTTTGCCGAAATCAAACGTGGCGCAGAAGAAATCTTACTTGAAGATGAATTGCTGGCAAAATTAAAAACAGGCAAGCCGTTAAAAATTAAAGCGGGTTTTGATCCTACAGCACCTGACTTACATTTAGGTCATACGGTGTTGATTAATAAAATGCGCCAATTCCAACAATTAGGTCATGAAGTTATTTTCCTTATCGGTGACTTTACTGGCATGATTGGTGATCCTACTGGTAAAAACGTAACCAGAAAGCCATTAACTGAAGCTGATGTTCTAGCAAATGCTGAAACATACAAAGAGCAAGTATTTAAAATTCTTGATCCTGCAAAAACCCGTGTAGAGTTTAATTCTACTTGGATGGAAAAGCTGGGTTCAGCGGGTATGCTAAAACTTGCTTCTCGCCAAACTGTTGCTCGAATGATGGAGCGCGATGATTTTAAAAAGCGTTTTAAAGAAGGTCAATCAATTGCTATTCATGAATTTATGTACCCGCTTGTTCAAGGCTGGGATTCCGTTGCCCTTGAATCTGACGTAGAGCTTGGCGGAACCGATCAGAAGTTTAACTTACTGATGGGGCGTGAATTGCAAAAAGGTGAAAATCAACGTCCACAAACCGTATTAATGATGCCGTTACTTGAAGGCTTGGATGGCGTTCAAAAAATGTCAAAATCATTAGGCAATTACATTGGTATTACTGATTCACCAACAGAAATGTTTGGTAAAATCATGTCAATTTCAGATGTGTTGATGTGGCGTTATTATGATTTACTCAGCTTTAAGCCACTCAGTGAAATTGAAGGCTATAAAGACAGCATCGCACAAGGTTCAAATCCGCGTGATGTAAAAATAGAATTAGCGAAAGAGCTTATCGCTCGTTTCCATGATGACGATGCTGCACAAGCTGCCCATCAAGAGTTTATCAATCGTTTTCAAAAAGGTGCCATGCCGGATGAAATTGATGAGAAGACCCTTGCAACGACCGACGGTGTAATTGGTATTGCTAATTTGCTTAAAGATGCAGGCTTAGCCGCCAGTACATCTGAAGCTATGCGTATGATCAAGCAAGGTGCTGTTAAAATTGATGGTGACAAAATCTCTGATAACAAATTGCAATGCCTAGCCGGAACAACGGCTGTTTATCAAATTGGTAAACGCAAATTTGCTAAAGTAACACTTAGCTAA
- a CDS encoding DUF4136 domain-containing protein has product MPIIKKIIFIIALFIPALFITGCSTSPDTSFNNEFNFANVKTYSLFPRESKFTELQEMSDFQRNRIELAVEQQMELQQFSYTHFEQADVIISYFLVGNSLRELQKYNKGVKACLGCSQNEQAALNKDIRTSMLVLDVLDSEKKRSIFRGYTKVDLDPKNTSEENQQETIEAVQLILSQFPPSPKK; this is encoded by the coding sequence ATGCCAATAATAAAAAAAATCATCTTCATAATTGCTTTGTTTATCCCTGCGCTATTTATTACTGGCTGTTCGACGAGTCCCGACACCAGTTTTAATAATGAGTTTAATTTTGCCAATGTGAAAACCTATAGTTTGTTTCCCCGTGAATCCAAATTTACTGAACTGCAAGAGATGAGTGATTTTCAACGCAACCGCATTGAACTTGCTGTTGAACAACAGATGGAGCTTCAGCAGTTTAGTTATACTCACTTTGAACAGGCTGACGTAATCATTAGTTATTTTTTGGTTGGTAACAGTTTAAGAGAATTACAAAAGTACAATAAGGGTGTAAAAGCATGCCTAGGTTGTAGTCAAAATGAACAGGCTGCATTGAATAAAGACATACGTACATCAATGTTGGTATTAGATGTGCTTGATAGCGAGAAAAAACGATCGATATTTAGAGGCTATACAAAAGTAGACTTGGATCCTAAAAACACCAGTGAAGAGAATCAGCAAGAGACTATAGAAGCTGTTCAGTTAATTTTATCTCAATTTCCACCATCACCGAAAAAGTAA
- a CDS encoding ribonuclease E inhibitor RraB, with amino-acid sequence MTFPNDENGSVLAEMQEAGIDLSKSLTVEFFQLFEQEKDARALAEFVQNSDMNAVVNVHPDQTPNVWDVDCQIEMVPSYENIVAMEEKFEKLANKFNGFNDGWGVQQDD; translated from the coding sequence ATGACATTTCCAAATGATGAAAACGGTTCGGTATTAGCCGAAATGCAAGAAGCAGGTATCGACCTGAGTAAATCTCTTACCGTTGAATTTTTCCAACTATTTGAGCAAGAAAAAGACGCACGAGCGTTGGCTGAATTTGTGCAAAATAGTGATATGAATGCAGTTGTTAACGTTCACCCTGACCAAACACCAAATGTTTGGGATGTCGATTGTCAAATTGAAATGGTTCCAAGTTACGAAAACATAGTCGCCATGGAAGAAAAGTTTGAAAAGTTAGCAAACAAATTTAACGGCTTTAATGATGGTTGGGGCGTGCAACAAGACGATTGA
- a CDS encoding trimeric intracellular cation channel family protein, which produces MSTFIYFADIFGVIVFALSGALMAGRYRLDPFGVMVLAAVTAVGGGTIRDIILGAPVFWTVQNEYVAVIFVTALLTILLIRQPKLVPKRFMHVADAFGLALFAVLGTHKALSYEQTILTSVIMGTITGVAGGMIRDIICNRIPLILRQEIYALAAMLGSFLFVGLTYIGLSEPIAGSLAMAGALILRLAGIYWKVSLPAFHFDDELKD; this is translated from the coding sequence ATCAGTACTTTTATCTATTTTGCTGACATATTTGGCGTCATTGTGTTTGCATTATCAGGCGCGCTTATGGCGGGTAGATATCGTCTTGATCCGTTTGGGGTTATGGTACTAGCAGCGGTTACTGCTGTTGGTGGCGGCACAATTCGCGATATTATCTTGGGCGCGCCAGTATTTTGGACTGTGCAAAATGAATATGTTGCCGTCATTTTTGTGACTGCCTTATTAACAATTTTACTGATTAGGCAACCAAAATTGGTACCCAAACGGTTTATGCATGTTGCCGATGCCTTCGGTTTAGCATTGTTTGCCGTGCTTGGCACCCATAAGGCATTAAGCTACGAGCAAACAATTCTGACTTCAGTGATTATGGGGACTATTACTGGCGTTGCCGGCGGTATGATCCGTGACATTATTTGTAACCGAATACCACTCATTTTACGACAAGAGATTTATGCTTTAGCTGCCATGCTAGGCAGCTTTTTATTCGTAGGATTAACTTACATAGGTCTATCGGAGCCAATAGCGGGTTCATTGGCTATGGCAGGGGCATTAATATTACGTTTAGCGGGAATTTATTGGAAGGTATCTCTTCCTGCGTTTCATTTTGATGATGAGTTGAAGGATTAA
- a CDS encoding rhodanese-like domain-containing protein has product MHKFIAIILATLITACSSVTNTEQPIQISSEIDQQQLLKMQTANEDFLLLDVRSREEFDEGHIPGSVNISHQELADKLDQVSQFKDKNIVVYCRSGRRAGIAIDILKENNFQHTSHLVGDMQGWKKSNLEITKNVGK; this is encoded by the coding sequence ATGCACAAATTCATTGCCATTATCTTAGCTACTTTAATTACCGCTTGTTCTTCCGTTACGAATACTGAGCAGCCTATACAGATTAGTAGTGAAATTGATCAACAGCAGTTGTTAAAAATGCAAACTGCAAATGAAGACTTTTTACTTCTAGATGTACGAAGTCGCGAGGAATTTGATGAAGGCCATATACCTGGTTCAGTGAATATTTCGCATCAAGAATTAGCAGATAAACTCGACCAAGTCTCTCAGTTTAAAGATAAAAACATTGTTGTGTATTGTCGCTCAGGTCGTCGCGCCGGTATAGCAATAGACATTTTAAAAGAAAACAACTTTCAGCATACCAGTCATTTAGTTGGTGACATGCAAGGTTGGAAAAAGTCTAATTTAGAAATAACAAAAAACGTGGGTAAATAA
- the mtnN gene encoding 5'-methylthioadenosine/S-adenosylhomocysteine nucleosidase, whose amino-acid sequence MKAGIIGAMEPEVAILKAKLENFAEYQHAGYNFFTGDIDGTEVVLVQSGIGKVASALATVLMIEKFSPDYIVNTGSAGGFEQTLKVGDIVISSEVRHHDADVTAFGYEIGQLPGMPAAFVPHPTLVTAAQAGIDKLVGIKTLTGLITTGDTFMTKDDDIAKARANFPTMAAVEMEGAAIAQTCHQFNVPFVVIRSMSDIAGKESPTSFEEYLETASVNSSELVINMLNELKGKTL is encoded by the coding sequence ATGAAAGCAGGCATTATTGGCGCAATGGAGCCAGAAGTTGCAATTTTAAAAGCCAAATTAGAAAACTTTGCCGAGTATCAACACGCCGGCTATAACTTTTTTACCGGCGATATCGACGGTACTGAAGTGGTACTGGTGCAATCTGGCATTGGTAAAGTTGCATCCGCGTTAGCAACTGTTTTGATGATAGAAAAATTTTCACCAGATTACATTGTAAATACCGGCTCTGCAGGTGGGTTTGAACAAACACTAAAAGTTGGCGACATTGTGATCAGCTCTGAAGTGAGACACCACGATGCCGATGTAACAGCATTTGGTTATGAAATAGGTCAACTACCAGGTATGCCGGCAGCGTTTGTTCCACACCCTACTCTAGTAACCGCAGCCCAAGCAGGCATAGATAAACTCGTTGGCATTAAAACTCTGACCGGGCTTATTACCACTGGTGATACTTTCATGACCAAAGATGATGATATTGCCAAAGCCCGTGCTAACTTTCCTACGATGGCGGCAGTTGAAATGGAAGGCGCTGCTATCGCACAAACATGTCACCAATTTAACGTACCATTTGTGGTGATACGTTCAATGAGTGATATTGCCGGTAAAGAATCACCAACATCATTTGAAGAGTACTTAGAGACCGCATCAGTTAATTCTTCTGAATTAGTGATTAATATGCTCAATGAGCTAAAAGGTAAAACGCTTTAA
- a CDS encoding dUTP diphosphatase, whose translation MSDLSTSIKQIKQMLTMQNAMNTRVSDTWRADNFEWYRAIWVECAEMLDHHGWKWWKHQECDVPQVQLELVDIFHFGLSLRLMKESNVDLIAEQLATELQQSVEHTDFKLALEDLAAAAVANKDFDGKSFTACMALMNMDLNELFRQYVGKNTLNFFRQDYGYKDGTYIKIWNGKEDNEVLADLVTALDTSSDDFQSNVYNGLKAAYPA comes from the coding sequence ATGTCTGATTTATCTACTTCTATTAAGCAAATTAAACAAATGCTAACCATGCAAAATGCAATGAATACTCGAGTGAGTGATACATGGCGAGCTGATAACTTTGAATGGTACCGTGCCATTTGGGTTGAATGTGCAGAAATGCTTGATCATCACGGTTGGAAATGGTGGAAACATCAAGAGTGTGATGTACCACAAGTACAGTTAGAGCTTGTTGATATTTTTCACTTTGGCTTATCTTTACGATTAATGAAAGAAAGCAATGTCGACCTAATCGCAGAGCAATTAGCAACAGAATTACAACAATCTGTTGAACACACTGATTTTAAACTGGCGTTGGAAGATTTGGCTGCTGCCGCCGTTGCCAACAAAGATTTTGATGGTAAAAGTTTTACAGCCTGCATGGCGCTGATGAACATGGACTTAAATGAATTATTCCGCCAGTACGTTGGAAAGAATACACTTAATTTCTTCCGCCAAGATTATGGCTATAAAGATGGTACATACATTAAGATCTGGAATGGCAAAGAAGATAACGAAGTATTAGCCGATTTAGTTACTGCACTTGATACATCGTCAGATGATTTTCAAAGCAACGTATACAATGGCCTAAAAGCTGCCTACCCGGCATAA